From Dethiosulfovibrio salsuginis, one genomic window encodes:
- a CDS encoding MarR family winged helix-turn-helix transcriptional regulator yields MSDQILEEMTEQVVEFCERFYSWEGAVAKLGRLSPAQMRTIGVIGRNKNLRMKDIAEKMELTTGTVTVMVDRLQDMGLVERCRNDLDRRSYKIVLSEKGEAYFREHAEKQREKVKKIALKLTDEEQSFLVETLGKFSSML; encoded by the coding sequence TTGAGCGATCAGATATTGGAAGAGATGACCGAGCAGGTCGTCGAGTTCTGTGAAAGGTTTTATAGTTGGGAGGGAGCGGTAGCAAAGCTAGGCCGACTTTCGCCTGCGCAGATGAGGACTATCGGTGTTATCGGGAGAAACAAAAACCTCAGAATGAAGGATATAGCCGAGAAGATGGAGTTGACCACCGGCACAGTCACTGTGATGGTCGATCGCCTGCAGGATATGGGGCTGGTTGAAAGATGTAGAAACGATCTCGATAGAAGATCGTACAAGATAGTCCTGTCGGAAAAGGGAGAGGCCTATTTTCGAGAGCACGCCGAGAAACAGAGGGAGAAAGTAAAGAAAATAGCCTTAAAGCTTACGGACGAAGAGCAATCTT